From the genome of Vigna angularis cultivar LongXiaoDou No.4 chromosome 11, ASM1680809v1, whole genome shotgun sequence, one region includes:
- the LOC108333330 gene encoding mitochondrial import inner membrane translocase subunit TIM23-2, with translation MAYQTPDRDSESDPKTPTRLYNPYKDLEVPIRNLYQLPTSPEYLFVEEARRKRRSWGENLTFYTGCGYLAGAVGGATAGLIEGVKSFESGDTAKLRINRVLNSSGHAGRAWGNRLGVIGLLYAGIESGIEAARDTDDVWNSVAAGLGTGALYRAARGVRSAAVAGAVGGVVVGVAVTAKQALKRYVPI, from the coding sequence ATGGCGTACCAGACCCCTGATCGAGATTCTGAATCGGATCCGAAGACACCAACGCGTCTCTATAACCCCTACAAGGACCTTGAAGTCCCCATTCGCAACCTCTACCAGCTCCCGACTTCCCCCGAGTATCTCTTCGTCGAGGAGGCTCGCCGCAAGCGTCGATCCTGGGGCGAGAACCTCACCTTCTACACAGGATGTGGCTACCTTGCCGGCGCCGTCGGCGGTGCCACCGCCGGCCTCATCGAAGGCGTAAAGTCCTTCGAGTCCGGTGACACCGCCAAGCTTCGCATCAACCGCGTCCTCAACTCCTCCGGTCATGCCGGCCGAGCCTGGGGCAACCGCCTAGGCGTCATTGGCCTGCTATACGCCGGCATCGAGAGCGGGATCGAGGCGGCGAGGGACACCGACGACGTCTGGAACAGCGTTGCGGCCGGACTCGGCACTGGCGCGTTGTATCGTGCCGCGAGAGGGGTGCGGTCGGCGGCGGTGGCGGGGGCTGTTGGCGGCGTCGTGGTTGGAGTTGCTGTCACCGCGAAGCAGGCATTGAAACGCTACGTGCCTATTTGA
- the LOC108333881 gene encoding polyadenylate-binding protein-interacting protein 3 isoform X2: protein MNLQQPGQPKSSNGYSRRKSEREGTIKSENKIPSGKLNASRLTNTVTGSKGGNYDNPSHDRLVYVTTCLIGHQVEVHLKNGSTYTGVFHATNTEKDFGIILKMARLTKDGLSRGQKSGAEFVSKPPMKILIIPAKDLVQVIAQDVAIARDGLPNESHQDMHQEIMVDSLISQSRHVELGRELKPWVPDEDDPQCPELENIFDGHWNRGWDQFETNEALFGVKSTFNEELYTTKLEKGPQTRELEKQALRIAREIEGEETQDLHLAEERGFHLHEDFDIDEETRFSSVYRGKRADDSGFDEDVLFETHSSDTFGGVFGSVVKRSSEITGGKGNDGARTLDHTQSSQSSTSVDLSRSGSYDHAKQLASELPAISYSSVDGESRILENSISNQHGDNDTKEASVIQAEDVQLSKSEDSQGSLYLKKDGTDKGVLSPNASSYAPSIHTSLKAHEKMGSHGDLIEGSATGKVNGETKSVNSRGTPYVSDSVGVPVASSGPGLSPSSSVGSLSSEKSTLNPNAKEFKLNPNAKSFIPSPARPPTPPSDGSFYFPTNVTTVPSMPGMPMGIGIGPTFAGPQPMVYNPQVAPMPSQAYFHPNAPQYGQLLGHPRQAIYMPGYLPEMPYKGRDY from the exons ATGAATCTACAACAACCTGGGCAGCCCAAGTCCTCCAATGGATACAGCCGCCGAAAATCTGAAAGAGAAGGGACAATTAAATCTGAGAATAAAATCCCGTCTGGCAAATTAAATGCCAGCAGATTAACAAATACAG TGACTGGCAGTAAAGGTGGCAATTACGATAATCCTTCACATGATCGATTAGTATATGTAACAACATGTCTTATTGGGCACCAGGTGGAAGTCCACTTGAAAAATGGATCCACGTACACTGGAGTCTTTCATGCGACAAACACTGAAAAAGATTTTG GAATCATTTTGAAAATGGCTCGCTTAACAAAAGATGGTTTGTCACGAGGACAGAAATCTGGTGCAGAATTCGTCAGCAAGCCCCCTATGAAGATTTTAATTATACCTGCCAAAGACCTTGTCCAAGTTATAGCACAG GATGTTGCTATTGCCAGGGATGGTTTACCTAATGAATCTCACCAGGATATGCATCAGGAAATCATGGTTGATTCATTGATATCTCAATCTCGTCATGTTGAGCTAGGGAGAGAATTAAAACCCTGGGTACCTGATGAAGATGATCCACAATGCCCAGAACTGGAAAACATATTTGATGGCCATTGGAATAG agGATGGGATCAATTTGAAACAAATGAGGCATTGTTTGGTGTAAAAAGCACATTCAATGAGGAACTTTATACAACAAAGCTTGAAAAAGGGCCTCAGACAAGAGAATTGGAAAAGCAAGCTTTAAGAATAGCAAGAGAAATTGAGGGTGAGGAAACCCAAGATCTTCATCTTGCGGAG GAAAGAGGCTTTCACTTGCATGAAGACTTTGATATTGATGAAGAAACTAGATTCTCTTCAGTTTATAGGGGCAAACGTGCTGATGACAGTGGATTTGATGAGGATGTACTGTTTGAAACCCACAGTTCTGATACTTTTGGTGGTGTATTTGGTTCGGTTGTTAAGAGGTCTAGTGAAATAACTGGTGGAAAAGGAAATGATGGAGCTCGAACATTG GATCACACGCAATCATCTCAGTCAAGTACTAGTGTGGATTTAAGCCGCTCTGGTTCTTATGATCATGCTAAGCAGTTAGCATCTGAACTCCCTGCCATAAGCTATTCATCGGTGGATGGGGAAAGCAG GATTCTGGAGAACTCAATTAGTAATCAACATGGAGACAATGATACTAAGGAAGCAAGTGTGATT CAAGCTGAGGATGTTCAACTGTCAAAATCTGAGG ATTCACAGGGATCACTCTACTTGAAGAAGGATGGCACTGATAAAGGGGTATTATCTCCGAATGCTAGCTCCTATGCCCCTTCAATTCATACTTCATTAAAAGCTCATGAAAAGATGGGATCACATGGAGATTTAATTGAGGGTTCAGCAACTGGCAAGGTTAATGGGGAAACAAAATCTGTAAATTCACGTGGGACCCCATATGTGTCAGATTCAGTTGGAGTCCCTGTAGCATCTTCTGGTCCTGGCTTATCTCCAAGTTCATCAGTTGGTTCACTGTCTTCTGAAAAATCAACTCTGAATCCCAATGCAAAG GAATTCAAGCTTAACCCTAATGCAAAGAGTTTTATTCCATCACCTGCTCGGCCTCCCACTCCACCGTCCGATGGTTCCTTCTATTTTCCAACTAATGTAACTACTGTACCAAGTATGCCAGGCATGCCCATGGGTATTGGA ATTGGACCTACTTTTGCTGGTCCACAACCTATGGTGTATAATCCTCAGGTAGCACCAATGCCGTCTCAAGCATATTTTCATCCGAATGCACCACAG TATGGACAGCTCCTTGGTCATCCTAGGCAAGCTATATACATGCCGGGTTACCTGCCC GAAATGCCATACAAGGGACGGGACTATTGA
- the LOC108332956 gene encoding U-box domain-containing protein 35: MGSNAAEEESTLIAIDSDQNSQHAVKWAVEYLFRNNSSCTLLHVRTKNLYHNDLEVFPKQGRPPTEEELQQIFLPFRGFCARKRVAVKELVLQDTDVVNALTNYIILNSINNVVVGASRSNALLRKFKDVDVPTSLLRSVPQSCMMHIISKRKVQNIRPAGHSHQNISIAPSKSLKAIRESFRSKDLNRRSLQIKFWQSSNNDGVSPITPHKNNGETDSTKLSDETSSLQTSSNQSFLKEDTSRLFDHQTSETSHGKQNVVINSNCRSKSSKKPPTTKHENIRQEEGDMHEEEERNKPSNEIAPNKVLFKRYNIREIEIATNYFNNALKIGEGSYGPVFKGVLDNIVVAVKALRPDITHGEKQFQQEVSVLSTIRHSNMVKLLGACPEYGCLVYEYMENGSLEDRLFQKDNTPAIPWKVRFKIASEIATGLLFLHQTKPEPIVHRDLKPANILLDCNYGSKITDVGLARLVPPAIPDKTTQYHKTTAAGTFCYIDPEYQQTGLLGVKSDIYSLGVVLLQIITGKPPMGVAHFVQEGIEKGTFSEVLDPNVMDWPVEDTLSFAKLALKCCEMRKRDRPDLASVILPELSRLTNLGVVITFPKDKIMV, encoded by the exons ATGGGTTCAAATGCAGCAGAAGAAGAGTCTACCTTGATCGCCATTGATAGCGATCAGAACAGCCAACATGCAGTCAAATGGGCTGTGGAATATCTCTTCAGGAACAACTCTTCCTGCACCCTCCTTCACGTCAGAACTAAGAACTTATATCACA ATGATTTGGAAGTTTTCCCTAAGCAAGGTCGTCCGCCAACAGAAGAAGAATTGCAACAGATTTTTCTTCCCTTTCGAGGATTTTGTGCTCGAAAAAGG GTCGCAGTTAAAGAGTTAGTTCTGCAAGACACTGACGTAGTAAATGCGCTTACTAATTACATAATTCTGAATTCTATCAACAATGTTGTCGTTGGTGCTTCTCGCTCCAACGCTCTTCTAAG GAAATTTAAAGATGTAGATGTGCCAACAAGCTTGTTAAGATCTGTGCCACAATCTTGCATGATGCATATCATATCAAAAAGAAAAGTGCAGAATATTCGACCAGCAGGTCATTCTCATCAGAATATTAGTATCGCACCATCAAAATCTCTAAAAGCCATCAGGGAAAGTTTTCGGTCCAAAGATTTAAACAG AAGATCGCTCCAAATTAAATTTTGGCAAAGCTCAAACAATGATGGGGTATCTCCAATAACACCACACAAGAACAATGGAGAGACTGATTCTACAAAACTATCTGATGAAACCAGTTCTTTACAAACTTCATCCAATCAAAGTTTCCTTAAAGAAGACACTTCAAGGTTGTTTGATCATCAAACGAGTGAGACATCACATGGAAAACAAAATGTAGTCATTAATTCGAATTGTAGGAGCAAATCTTCCAAAAAGCCTCCG ACAACGAAGCATGAAAATATAAGGCAAGAAGAGGGAGACAtgcatgaagaagaagagaggaataaACCATCAAATGAAATTGCACCAAACAAAGTTCTATTTAAAAGATACAACATTAGAGAAATCGAAATAGCAACTAATTACTTTAACAATGCCCTGAAAATCGGTGAAGGTTCATATGGACCTGTTTTCAAAGGGGTGCTTGATAACATTGTTGTTGCTGTCAAGGCTCTCAGACCTGACATAACCCATGGGGAGAAGCAGTTTCAACAAGAG GTTAGTGTTTTGAGCACAATAAGACATTCAAACATGGTTAAGCTTTTGGGTGCATGTCCGGAGTATGGATGCCTTGTGTATGAGTACATGGAAAATGGAAGTTTAGAAGATCGTCTATTCCAAAAAGATAACACACCAGCAATTCCATGGAAAGTTAGATTCAAAATAGCATCAGAAATTGCCACAGGCCTTCTTTTCCTTCATCAGACAAAGCCTGAGCCTATTGTGCACCGAGACCTGAAACCGGCAAACATTTTGTTGGACTGTAACTATGGTAGCAAGATCACTGATGTGGGTTTGGCAAGGCTAGTTCCACCTGCTATACCGGACAAAACCACTCAATACCATAAGACAACTGCAGCTGGTACATTTTGCTACATTGATCCAGAATATCAGCAAACAGGACTATTGGGGGTTAAATCAGACATTTATTCACTAGGTGTAGTGCTGTTGCAAATTATAACTGGAAAGCCTCCTATGGGTGTGGCTCACTTTGTTCAAGAGGGTATAGAAAAAGGTACATTTTCTGAGGTTCTTGATCCTAATGTCATGGATTGGCCTGTTGAGGACACTTTGTCATTTGCTAAGTTGGCTTTGAAGTGTTGTGAGATGAGAAAACGAGATAGACCAGATCTTGCTTCTGTCATTTTGCCAGAGTTGAGTCGGCTTACAAATTTAGGAGTAGTGATTACATTTCCCAAAGATAAAATCATGGTGTAA
- the LOC108333881 gene encoding polyadenylate-binding protein-interacting protein 3 isoform X1, translating into MNLQQPGQPKSSNGYSRRKSEREGTIKSENKIPSGKLNASRLTNTGAVTGSKGGNYDNPSHDRLVYVTTCLIGHQVEVHLKNGSTYTGVFHATNTEKDFGIILKMARLTKDGLSRGQKSGAEFVSKPPMKILIIPAKDLVQVIAQDVAIARDGLPNESHQDMHQEIMVDSLISQSRHVELGRELKPWVPDEDDPQCPELENIFDGHWNRGWDQFETNEALFGVKSTFNEELYTTKLEKGPQTRELEKQALRIAREIEGEETQDLHLAEERGFHLHEDFDIDEETRFSSVYRGKRADDSGFDEDVLFETHSSDTFGGVFGSVVKRSSEITGGKGNDGARTLDHTQSSQSSTSVDLSRSGSYDHAKQLASELPAISYSSVDGESRILENSISNQHGDNDTKEASVIQAEDVQLSKSEDSQGSLYLKKDGTDKGVLSPNASSYAPSIHTSLKAHEKMGSHGDLIEGSATGKVNGETKSVNSRGTPYVSDSVGVPVASSGPGLSPSSSVGSLSSEKSTLNPNAKEFKLNPNAKSFIPSPARPPTPPSDGSFYFPTNVTTVPSMPGMPMGIGIGPTFAGPQPMVYNPQVAPMPSQAYFHPNAPQYGQLLGHPRQAIYMPGYLPEMPYKGRDY; encoded by the exons ATGAATCTACAACAACCTGGGCAGCCCAAGTCCTCCAATGGATACAGCCGCCGAAAATCTGAAAGAGAAGGGACAATTAAATCTGAGAATAAAATCCCGTCTGGCAAATTAAATGCCAGCAGATTAACAAATACAG GTGCAGTGACTGGCAGTAAAGGTGGCAATTACGATAATCCTTCACATGATCGATTAGTATATGTAACAACATGTCTTATTGGGCACCAGGTGGAAGTCCACTTGAAAAATGGATCCACGTACACTGGAGTCTTTCATGCGACAAACACTGAAAAAGATTTTG GAATCATTTTGAAAATGGCTCGCTTAACAAAAGATGGTTTGTCACGAGGACAGAAATCTGGTGCAGAATTCGTCAGCAAGCCCCCTATGAAGATTTTAATTATACCTGCCAAAGACCTTGTCCAAGTTATAGCACAG GATGTTGCTATTGCCAGGGATGGTTTACCTAATGAATCTCACCAGGATATGCATCAGGAAATCATGGTTGATTCATTGATATCTCAATCTCGTCATGTTGAGCTAGGGAGAGAATTAAAACCCTGGGTACCTGATGAAGATGATCCACAATGCCCAGAACTGGAAAACATATTTGATGGCCATTGGAATAG agGATGGGATCAATTTGAAACAAATGAGGCATTGTTTGGTGTAAAAAGCACATTCAATGAGGAACTTTATACAACAAAGCTTGAAAAAGGGCCTCAGACAAGAGAATTGGAAAAGCAAGCTTTAAGAATAGCAAGAGAAATTGAGGGTGAGGAAACCCAAGATCTTCATCTTGCGGAG GAAAGAGGCTTTCACTTGCATGAAGACTTTGATATTGATGAAGAAACTAGATTCTCTTCAGTTTATAGGGGCAAACGTGCTGATGACAGTGGATTTGATGAGGATGTACTGTTTGAAACCCACAGTTCTGATACTTTTGGTGGTGTATTTGGTTCGGTTGTTAAGAGGTCTAGTGAAATAACTGGTGGAAAAGGAAATGATGGAGCTCGAACATTG GATCACACGCAATCATCTCAGTCAAGTACTAGTGTGGATTTAAGCCGCTCTGGTTCTTATGATCATGCTAAGCAGTTAGCATCTGAACTCCCTGCCATAAGCTATTCATCGGTGGATGGGGAAAGCAG GATTCTGGAGAACTCAATTAGTAATCAACATGGAGACAATGATACTAAGGAAGCAAGTGTGATT CAAGCTGAGGATGTTCAACTGTCAAAATCTGAGG ATTCACAGGGATCACTCTACTTGAAGAAGGATGGCACTGATAAAGGGGTATTATCTCCGAATGCTAGCTCCTATGCCCCTTCAATTCATACTTCATTAAAAGCTCATGAAAAGATGGGATCACATGGAGATTTAATTGAGGGTTCAGCAACTGGCAAGGTTAATGGGGAAACAAAATCTGTAAATTCACGTGGGACCCCATATGTGTCAGATTCAGTTGGAGTCCCTGTAGCATCTTCTGGTCCTGGCTTATCTCCAAGTTCATCAGTTGGTTCACTGTCTTCTGAAAAATCAACTCTGAATCCCAATGCAAAG GAATTCAAGCTTAACCCTAATGCAAAGAGTTTTATTCCATCACCTGCTCGGCCTCCCACTCCACCGTCCGATGGTTCCTTCTATTTTCCAACTAATGTAACTACTGTACCAAGTATGCCAGGCATGCCCATGGGTATTGGA ATTGGACCTACTTTTGCTGGTCCACAACCTATGGTGTATAATCCTCAGGTAGCACCAATGCCGTCTCAAGCATATTTTCATCCGAATGCACCACAG TATGGACAGCTCCTTGGTCATCCTAGGCAAGCTATATACATGCCGGGTTACCTGCCC GAAATGCCATACAAGGGACGGGACTATTGA
- the LOC108333882 gene encoding nuclear transcription factor Y subunit A-3-like, whose product MNCSSWGTSESRSLSLKVDFLPQQCHRSKTLSFQFQEQDSSSIHSGQSSTRLGSAQSGEMSVQHSSTGSTPQHRSFMQNHDFTFPPPLLDHSQTLAHYADPGYSNLMASSYVPQSMPVEATPIRIPLQLDIKEEPIYVNSKQYHAILRRRLYRAKLEVQNKPIKDRKPYLHESRHLHAVNRARGAGGRFLNTKKLQQSTRTLGNTAESNMHKIENYRDGDNATYASNTAARNMQNYTSDKGGGTTHQQPLFVYM is encoded by the exons ATGAATTGTTCATCATGGGGGACTTCAGAATCCAGAAGTTTGAGCTTAAAAGTGGATTTTCTGCCACAACAATGCCACAGGAGCAAAACGTTGAGCTTTCAATTCCAAGAACAGGATTCATCTTCGATTCATTCGGGTCAATCTTCTACTAGACTTGGTTCAGCACAATCCG GTGAAATGTCTGTTCAGCATAGTTCTACTGGTTCAACACCTCAGCACAGGTCATTTATGCAGAATCATGATTTCACCTTCCCTCCTCCACTACTGGATCACAGCCAAACACTT GCTCACTATGCTGATCCAGGCTATAGCAACCTTATGGCTTCTTCATATGTTCCACAGTCTATG CCAGTGGAAGCTACTCCTATTAGAATTCCTCTGCAACTGGACATTAAAGAAGAACCCATATATGTGAATTCAAAGCAGTACCATGCAATTCTGAGAAGAAGACTGTACCGAGCAAAACTTGAAGTACAAAACAAACCCATCAAGGATCGAAAA CCTTATCTTCACGAGTCCCGCCATCTACATGCAGTGAATAGAGCAAGAGGTGCTGGTGGACGCTTTCTCAACACTAAAAAGCTTCAACAATCAACTCGTACTCTTGGAAATACTGCAGAATCTAACATGCATAAAATAGAAAACTACAGAGATGGTGATAATGCAACATATGCATCTAACACTGCTGCAAGAAATATGCAGAATTATACATCTGATAAGGGTGGTGGCACCACTCATCAGCAGCCTCTATTTGTCTACATGTGA
- the LOC108333883 gene encoding PHD finger protein ALFIN-LIKE 3 has product MEARSRSVEDIFEDFKGRRAGIIKALTTDVEDFYSQCDPEKENLCLYGLPSEQWEVNLPVEEVPPELPEPVLGINFARDGMQEKDWLSLVAVHSDTWLLALAFYFGARFGFDKTDRKRLFSMINELPTIFEVVTGGGAKKPVKEKSSVSNNNGNKSKSNSKVRVPETQGRQSKALLQPKDEDEGLEEQDEDEHGETLCGACGENYGTDEFWICCDICEKWFHGKCVKITPARAEHIKQYKCPSCSNKRAR; this is encoded by the exons ATGGAAGCGCGAAGTCGCTCCGTGGAAGACATATTCGAGGATTTCAAGGGCCGACGAGCAGGCATCATCAAAGCCCTCACCACCG ATGTTGAAGATTTCTACAGTCAATGTGATCCTG AGAAGGAGAATCTGTGCTTATATGGATTACCCAGTGAGCAGTGGGAAGTAAATTTACCTGTAGAAGAAGTTCCTCCAGAGCTTCCTGAGCCTGTCCTGGGCATTAACTTTGCTAGGGATGGCATGCAGGAAAAAGACTGGCTATCTTTAGTTGCTGTTCATAGTGATACATGGTTGCTTGCCCTTGCCTTTTATTTTGGAGCCAGATTTGGATTTGATAAAACTGACAG GAAACGACTATTCAGTATGATCAATGAACTACCAACAATATTTGAAGTTGTTACTGGTGGTGGAGCAAAGAAGCCAGTTAAAGAGAAGTCTTCAGTTTCGAACAACAATGGAAACAAATCTAAGTCTAACTCTAAAGTg CGGGTTCCCGAAACCCAGGGCAGACAGTCAAAGGCCTTGTTACAACCAAAAGATGAGGATGAAGGACTAGAAGAGCAAGATGAAGATGAACATGGAGAGACCTTGTGTGGGGCATGTGGTGAGAATTATGGCACTGATGAGTTCTGGATTTGCTGTGACATCTGCGAGAAGTGGTTCCATGGCAAATGCGTGAAGATAACCCCTGCTAGGGCAGAGCACATCAAGCAATACAAGTGTCCATCGTGCAGTAACAAGAGAGCTCGCTAA
- the LOC108332957 gene encoding uncharacterized protein LOC108332957, with the protein MEAEEEEDAPPNFWTENGSHRRLRRSYSLFLSSGAVLICVLVIALAFTLVIIPTIFSTLHAFPYHLFKPNSVKKSWDSLNFVLIIFAILCAFLSRNNADESFSDTPHKYEKPNPTTTPRWYEETDRTSYKSYNRLRSFNSYPDLRQESPWLASDERWRFYDDTHVNGYCRFDLEEESVVKVVDKEVPLLPGSPPPVPAEERSGESKNKGTSATTKELLTSSTGKKKKKKQRQGSFENLNRIRNSEPHSHPRVSSVFHNLFPSKKSKRKKLESASSSHVSSSKTEPVRGSVASSLKSNKKETFLKENVAVTGKESPLIPIPPPPPPPFNMPAWKFRVQGDFVRINSHSSSSSGSPDLEDEVMESARSEDGGESAILLFYDPSPDDVDTKADTFIERFRAGLKAGPS; encoded by the coding sequence ATGGAAgcggaagaagaagaagacgcgCCACCAAACTTCTGGACGGAGAACGGTAGCCACCGCCGCCTCCGTCGATCTTACTCGCTGTTTCTCAGCTCCGGTGCAGTTCTGATATGTGTTCTGGTGATTGCACTTGCATTCACGTTGGTCATAATTCCCACCATCTTTTCCACGTTGCACGCATTCCCCTACCATCTTTTCAAACCCAATTCCGTGAAGAAGAGTTGGGACTCCCTCAACTTTGTGCTTATCATCTTCGCTATTCTCTGCGCCTTCCTCAGCAGGAACAACGCCGACGAGAGTTTCTCCGACACTCCACACAAGTACGAGAAACCAAACCCTACAACAACGCCACGGTGGTACGAGGAAACAGATCGCACGTCCTACAAATCGTATAACAGGCTCAGGAGTTTCAACTCCTACCCGGATCTCCGCCAAGAGTCGCCGTGGCTAGCCTCCGACGAACGGTGGCGATTTTATGATGATACGCACGTTAACGGTTATTGTAGATTTGACTTGGAAGAAGAGAGCGTCGTGAAAGTGGTAGATAAAGAGGTTCCGCTGCTACCGGGGTCTCCACCACCAGTTCCGGCGGAGGAGAGGAGTGGGGAAAGTAAGAATAAGGGAACAAGTGCAACAACTAAAGAGTTGTTGACTTCTTCGAcgggaaagaagaagaagaagaaacaaagacAAGGAAGCTTTGAAAATCTTAATCGCATTCGAAATTCTGAACCTCATTCACATCCTCGAGTTTCCTCAGTTTTTCACAATCTGTTTCCTTCTAAGAAAAGCAAGAGGAAGAAACTTGAGTCTGCTTCATCGTCGCATGTTTCATCATCCAAAACCGAACCAGTTCGTGGGAGTGTGGCCAGTTCCCTTAAATCAAACAAGAAAGAGACTTTCTTGAAGGAAAATGTGGCTGTTACTGGTAAGGAGTCACCTTTGATCCCTATACCTCCGCCTCCACCGCCGCCGTTCAATATGCCGGCCTGGAAGTTCCGGGTGCAGGGTGACTTTGTTAGAATAAACAGCCATAGTAGCTCGAGTAGTGGTTCCCCAGATTTAGAAGATGAAGTTATGGAGTCAGCAAGAAGTGAAGATGGTGGAGAATCTGCAATCTTATTGTTCTATGATCCTAGCCCTGATGATGTTGACACCAAAGCTGATACTTTTATAGAAAGGTTCAGAGCTGGTTTGAAAGCTGGACCCAGTTGA
- the LOC108334398 gene encoding threonine synthase, chloroplastic, whose translation MHWWNLTPNQSMASTSLFQSLPFSLQTSKRASPKPAAHFVIRAQSPISQNNAPAPAAAKQRRPADENIRDEARRVNAPHDHHLFSAKYVPFNADPSSTESYSLDEIVYRSQSGGLLDVQHDMAALKRFDGEYWRSLFDSRVGKTTWPYGSGVWSKKEWVLPEIHDDDIVSAFEGNSNLFWAERFGKQFLGMNDLWVKHCGISHTGSFKDLGMTVLVSQVNRLRKMNRPVVGVGCASTGDTSAALSAYCASAGIPSIVFLPANRISLAQLVQPIANGAFVLSIDTDFDGCMQLIREVTAELPIYLANSLNSLRLEGQKTAAIEILQQFDWQVPDWVIVPGGNLGNIYAFYKGFKMCQELGLVDKIPRLVCAQAANADPLYKYFKSGWKEFKPVIPTTTFASAIQIGDPVSIDRAVHAIKSCDGIVEEATEEELMDATMQADSTGMFICPHTGVALTALFKLKNSGVIKATDRTVVVSTAHGLKFTQSKIDYHSKKIKDMACRYANPPKEVKADFGSVMDVLKTYLQSKAH comes from the coding sequence ATGCATTGGTGGAATCTCACTCCAAATCAATCCATGGCTTCCACATCTCTCTTTCAGtctctccctttctctctccAAACCTCTAAACGGGCCTCTCCCAAGCCCGCGGCCCACTTCGTTATCCGAGCCCAGTCCCCCATCAGTCAGAACAACGCCCCCGCCCCCGCCGCCGCCAAGCAACGCCGCCCCGCAGATGAGAACATCCGCGACGAGGCCCGCCGCGTGAATGCGCCGCACGACCACCACCTCTTCTCCGCCAAGTACGTGCCCTTCAACGCCGACCCCTCCTCGACGGAGTCCTATTCCCTAGATGAGATCGTGTACCGGTCCCAGTCCGGCGGCCTCCTCGACGTCCAACACGACATGGCCGCCCTCAAGCGCTTCGACGGCGAGTACTGGCGCTCCCTCTTCGACTCCCGCGTCGGCAAGACCACCTGGCCCTACGGCTCCGGCGTCTGGAGCAAGAAGGAGTGGGTCCTCCCCGAGATCCACGACGACGACATCGTCTCCGCCTTCGAGGGAAACTCCAACCTCTTCTGGGCCGAGCGTTTCGGCAAACAGTTCCTCGGCATGAACGACTTATGGGTCAAACACTGCGGAATAAGCCACACCGGCAGTTTCAAGGATCTCGGCATGACCGTTCTCGTTAGTCAGGTCAATCGCCTGAGAAAAATGAACCGCCCCGTCGTTGGTGTCGGCTGCGCTTCCACCGGCGACACCTCTGCAGCGCTGTCCGCGTATTGCGCTTCCGCAGGGATTCCTTCTATTGTGTTTTTGCCTGCTAATAGAATCTCTCTTGCCCAGCTTGTTCAGCCCATTGCCAATGGCGCCTTTGTGTTGAGTATCGACACTGATTTTGATGGGTGCATGCAGTTGATTCGAGAAGTCACTGCTGAGTTGCCTATCTATTTGGCTAATTCCCTCAACAGTTTGAGGCTTGAGGGGCAGAAGACTGCTGCCATTGAGATTCTGCAGCAGTTTGATTGGCAGGTTCCTGATTGGGTCATTGTGCCTGGTGGGAATCTTGGCAACATTTATGCCTTTTACAAAGGGTTTAAGATGTGCCAAGAGCTTGGACTTGTGGACAAGATCCCAAGGCTTGTTTGTGCTCAGGCTGCAAATGCCGATCCTTTGTATAAGTACTTTAAGTCAGGGTGGAAGGAGTTTAAGCCTGTGATACCCACCACGACCTTTGCCTCTGCCATTCAGATTGGTGATCCTGTTTCCATTGATAGGGCTGTTCATGCCATTAAGAGTTGTGATGGGATTGTGGAGGAGGCGACGGAGGAGGAGCTAATGGATGCTACAATGCAGGCGGATTCCACCGGGATGTTTATTTGCCCCCACACTGGGGTTGCTTTGACGGCATTGTTCAAGCTCAAGAACAGTGGGGTTATCAAAGCCACTGATAGGACTGTGGTGGTTAGCACTGCTCATGGCTTGAAGTTCACTCAGTCCAAGATTGATTACCACTCTAAGAAAATCAAGGACATGGCTTGCCGCTATGCTAACCCACCCAAGGAAGTGAAGGCCGATTTTGGGTCTGTTATGGATGTTTTGAAGACGTATTTGCAGAGTAAGGCTCATTAG